One region of Mycolicibacterium insubricum genomic DNA includes:
- a CDS encoding DUF3558 domain-containing protein, with product MFAPAIARRLLVAVLVVVSVFALGACSRAITGTPMRAGASDRGSRPQDTYPNLLKECDKLDNTLIGQSVDADPLNIQSTFVGAVCRWQLLNKANVIVDLTLMWFEQGSLDNERKVAEQMQYKIENRSVAGVSSIVMRANDPNGSCGVASDAEGVVSWWVNPQSPGVDACGQAIKLMELSLQTAA from the coding sequence ATGTTCGCACCCGCTATTGCGCGACGACTGCTGGTCGCGGTTCTCGTCGTGGTGTCCGTGTTCGCCCTGGGTGCCTGTAGCCGCGCGATCACCGGTACCCCGATGCGTGCCGGCGCCAGCGACAGGGGCAGCCGGCCCCAGGACACCTACCCGAATCTGCTCAAGGAATGCGACAAGCTCGACAACACGCTGATCGGGCAGTCCGTCGACGCGGACCCGCTGAACATCCAGAGCACCTTCGTCGGGGCCGTGTGCCGCTGGCAGCTGCTCAACAAGGCGAATGTGATCGTCGATCTCACTCTGATGTGGTTCGAGCAGGGCAGTCTCGACAACGAGCGCAAGGTCGCCGAGCAGATGCAGTACAAGATCGAGAACCGGTCGGTGGCCGGGGTGTCGTCGATCGTCATGCGGGCCAACGATCCCAACGGTTCCTGCGGGGTGGCCAGTGACGCCGAGGGCGTCGTCAGCTGGTGGGTCAACCCACAGTCACCCGGCGTCGACGCCTGCGGTCAGGCCATCAAGCTGATGGAACTGTCCCTGCAAACCGCAGCCTGA
- a CDS encoding DUF3558 domain-containing protein, producing the protein MTKRSGLAAALFAAVSAVSLVAGCSEDNGPAQPAGGGAPADAAQAKHGPFFPECGGISDQTVAQLTQVSGVVGTAKNPGGCVWLVNGGILGPHFSFTWYRGSPIGRERKTEELTRASTEDITIEGHSGFIAKGSDVDADNPLCEIGIQFDDDFIEWSISFASKPFPDPCDVAKELTKQSIVNSK; encoded by the coding sequence GTGACGAAGAGATCCGGGCTCGCCGCCGCCTTGTTCGCCGCGGTGTCCGCCGTTTCCCTGGTCGCGGGGTGTTCGGAAGACAACGGCCCGGCGCAGCCGGCCGGCGGCGGCGCGCCGGCGGACGCGGCGCAGGCCAAACACGGTCCGTTCTTCCCGGAGTGCGGTGGCATCAGTGACCAGACGGTCGCCCAGCTGACCCAGGTGTCCGGGGTGGTCGGTACCGCCAAGAACCCCGGAGGCTGCGTGTGGCTGGTCAACGGCGGAATCCTGGGCCCGCACTTCTCCTTCACCTGGTACCGCGGCAGCCCGATCGGCCGGGAACGCAAGACCGAGGAACTCACCCGGGCCAGCACCGAGGACATCACCATCGAGGGCCACAGCGGATTCATCGCCAAGGGCTCGGACGTCGACGCGGACAACCCCCTGTGCGAGATCGGCATTCAGTTCGACGACGACTTCATCGAATGGTCGATCAGCTTCGCCAGCAAGCCGTTCCCCGATCCGTGTGACGTCGCCAAGGAACTGACCAAACAGTCGATTGTGAACTCGAAATGA
- a CDS encoding ABC transporter ATP-binding protein, giving the protein MLTALVLRYLRPYRRPVAAVVALQSITTLAALYLPTLNAAIIDDGVIVGNTAVIVRLGAVMLAISGLAVACSVGAVFFGSRAAMGFGRDLRAAVFDRVTEFSLAETTRLGPATLLTRTTNDVGQIQALAQMTFTTLVTAPIMCVGGIAMAIHQDAGLAWILLVSVPVLAFSNGAVVIRLLPVFRRMQTLIDGINRVLREQLAGIRVIRAFGRESFEQDRFGAANAELRDTATAAGARQALLLPIATLTINISSVALIWFGGKRIDAGAMAVGSLVAFLSYFLLILMAVLMTTMFLTALPRAAACAERVTEVLDTVPAVSEPPDPRVPAGPVTGVLECTDVGFGYPGAEEPVLAGVSFTALPGTTTAIVGGTGSGKSTLVALLSRLYDADAGGVRLDGIDVRDWPTDCLWAALGVVPQRGYLFSGTVADNLRYGRPDATEEQMWAALRIACAEEFVAADPDGLAMPVAQGGANFSGGQRQRLAIARAVIRRPAVYLFDDAFSALDVHTDAAVRARLREAAADATVVIVAQRISTVVEADRIVVLQDGRVVGLGRHEQLLDDCPAYRSLADSQDPAVAR; this is encoded by the coding sequence ATGCTGACGGCGCTGGTGCTCCGCTACCTGCGGCCCTACCGGCGTCCGGTCGCCGCCGTCGTCGCGCTGCAGTCGATCACCACCCTGGCCGCGCTCTACCTGCCGACGCTCAACGCCGCGATCATCGACGACGGCGTCATCGTCGGGAACACCGCGGTGATCGTCCGGCTGGGCGCGGTGATGCTGGCGATCAGCGGGCTGGCGGTGGCCTGTTCGGTCGGCGCGGTGTTCTTCGGCTCCCGGGCGGCGATGGGCTTCGGGCGGGATCTGCGCGCCGCCGTGTTCGACCGGGTGACCGAATTCTCCCTCGCCGAAACCACCCGCCTCGGTCCCGCGACGTTGCTGACCCGGACCACCAACGACGTCGGCCAGATCCAGGCGCTGGCCCAGATGACGTTCACCACGCTGGTCACCGCGCCGATCATGTGCGTGGGGGGCATCGCCATGGCCATCCACCAGGACGCCGGGCTGGCCTGGATCCTGCTGGTCAGCGTTCCCGTGCTGGCGTTTTCCAACGGCGCGGTGGTGATCCGGTTGCTGCCGGTGTTCCGGCGGATGCAGACCCTGATCGACGGCATCAACCGGGTGCTGCGCGAGCAGCTGGCCGGGATCCGGGTGATCCGCGCCTTCGGCCGGGAGTCCTTCGAACAGGACCGATTCGGCGCCGCGAACGCCGAGCTGCGCGACACCGCCACCGCGGCCGGGGCGCGCCAGGCGTTGCTGCTGCCGATCGCGACGCTGACCATCAACATCTCCAGCGTCGCGCTGATCTGGTTCGGCGGCAAGCGCATCGACGCCGGTGCCATGGCGGTCGGATCGCTGGTGGCGTTCCTGTCTTACTTCCTGCTGATCCTGATGGCCGTGCTGATGACCACGATGTTCCTGACCGCGCTGCCGCGGGCCGCGGCGTGTGCCGAACGGGTCACCGAGGTGCTGGACACCGTCCCCGCCGTCTCCGAGCCCCCCGACCCCCGCGTCCCCGCTGGTCCCGTGACCGGCGTGCTGGAGTGCACCGACGTCGGCTTCGGCTATCCAGGAGCCGAGGAGCCGGTGCTGGCCGGGGTGAGTTTCACCGCGCTGCCCGGCACCACGACCGCGATCGTGGGTGGCACCGGGTCCGGCAAGTCGACACTGGTGGCGCTGCTGTCCCGGCTCTACGACGCCGATGCCGGCGGCGTCCGGCTCGACGGTATCGACGTCCGCGACTGGCCCACCGACTGTCTGTGGGCAGCCCTGGGTGTGGTGCCTCAGCGCGGCTACCTGTTCTCCGGGACGGTCGCCGACAATCTGCGCTACGGGCGACCCGATGCCACCGAGGAGCAGATGTGGGCGGCGCTGCGCATCGCCTGCGCCGAGGAGTTCGTCGCCGCCGATCCGGACGGGCTGGCGATGCCGGTGGCCCAGGGCGGCGCGAATTTCTCCGGCGGTCAGCGTCAGCGGCTGGCGATCGCCCGGGCGGTGATCCGCCGCCCCGCGGTCTACCTGTTCGACGACGCCTTCTCCGCCCTGGACGTGCACACCGACGCGGCGGTGCGCGCACGCCTGCGCGAGGCGGCCGCGGATGCGACGGTCGTCATCGTGGCCCAGCGCATCTCCACGGTCGTCGAGGCCGACCGGATCGTGGTGCTGCAGGACGGCAGGGTGGTCGGGCTCGGGCGCCACGAGCAGCTGCTCGACGATTGCCCGGCGTACCGGTCGCTGGCCGATTCCCAGGACCCGGCGGTAGCCCGGTGA
- a CDS encoding ABC transporter ATP-binding protein has protein sequence MRMLRRLAPMRFTVIAILALSVSGIAITAISPRILGHATDLIFDGVIGARLPSGIDKAQAVAEARARGDANLADMLSAMNVVPGRGVDFTAVAHTLSWALLLYLVAALLIWIQARLLNVLVQRTLAGLRTEVEAKVHRVPVRYFDSRPRGELMSRVTNDVDNIAVSVSMTVNQLLSSMLTLLTVLVMMATISPMLTAIAVVSVPLTLWASRAITRRSRKLFAAQWRNTGLLNAHAEETYSGYAVVSTYGHRQAARERFAERNDELYRSGLGAQFVSGLIGPATTFVGNLSYVVVAVVGGVQVATGQITLGGIQAFITYVRQFNQPLSQIAGMYTLLQSGLASAERVFEFLDEPEVDEPEEDADGGGAPPGPAGSAPRIEFSDVEFGYRSGRPVLRGLSLTAEAGSTVGIVGPTGAGKTTVVNLLMRFYDPDGGRIYYDGVDIGDVDRAELRSRIALVSQDTWLFDGTIADNIGYSRLGAGRDEIEAAARSAFVDHFAATLPKGYDTAVGESTLSTGQRQLISLARAFLAHPDVLVLDEATSSVDTRTELAVQRALTELRRNRTCFIIAHRLSTVRDADAIVVVEGGRVVESGPPAALLARGGAYRDMVRRATAPVRPDEPDTPSYRR, from the coding sequence ATGCGGATGCTGCGCCGGCTGGCGCCGATGCGGTTCACGGTCATCGCGATCCTGGCGTTGTCGGTCAGCGGGATCGCCATCACCGCGATCAGCCCACGGATCCTCGGGCACGCCACCGATCTGATCTTCGACGGGGTGATCGGCGCCCGGTTGCCGTCGGGCATCGACAAGGCCCAGGCGGTGGCCGAGGCGCGGGCGCGTGGCGATGCCAACCTCGCCGACATGCTGTCGGCGATGAACGTCGTTCCGGGGCGCGGGGTGGACTTCACCGCCGTCGCGCACACCCTGTCCTGGGCGTTGCTGCTCTATCTGGTTGCCGCGCTGTTGATCTGGATCCAGGCCAGGTTGCTCAACGTGCTGGTGCAACGCACCCTGGCCGGGCTGCGTACCGAGGTCGAAGCCAAGGTGCACCGTGTCCCGGTGCGCTACTTCGACTCCCGGCCGCGCGGCGAGCTGATGTCGCGGGTCACCAACGACGTCGACAACATCGCCGTCTCGGTGTCGATGACGGTCAACCAGCTGCTGTCCTCGATGCTCACCCTGCTCACCGTGCTGGTCATGATGGCCACCATTTCCCCGATGCTGACCGCGATCGCGGTGGTTTCGGTGCCGCTCACCTTGTGGGCCAGTCGCGCGATCACCCGTCGTTCCCGCAAACTCTTTGCCGCGCAGTGGCGCAACACCGGTCTGCTCAACGCGCACGCCGAGGAGACCTACAGCGGGTACGCCGTCGTGTCGACCTACGGGCATCGACAGGCGGCACGGGAACGCTTCGCCGAGCGCAACGACGAGCTGTACCGCTCGGGCCTGGGCGCACAGTTCGTCTCCGGGCTGATCGGGCCCGCCACCACGTTTGTGGGCAATCTGAGCTACGTGGTGGTCGCGGTGGTCGGCGGAGTCCAGGTGGCCACCGGCCAGATCACCCTGGGCGGCATCCAGGCGTTCATCACCTACGTCCGGCAGTTCAACCAGCCGCTGAGCCAGATCGCCGGAATGTACACTCTGCTGCAATCCGGGCTGGCCAGTGCGGAAAGAGTTTTCGAGTTCCTCGACGAGCCGGAAGTCGACGAGCCGGAGGAGGACGCCGACGGCGGGGGTGCCCCGCCGGGGCCCGCGGGCAGCGCACCGCGGATCGAGTTCTCCGACGTCGAGTTCGGCTACCGCAGCGGCCGCCCGGTGCTGCGCGGGCTGTCGCTGACTGCCGAGGCCGGCAGCACCGTCGGGATCGTCGGCCCGACGGGTGCCGGAAAGACCACCGTGGTCAACCTCTTGATGCGATTCTATGATCCAGACGGCGGCCGGATCTACTACGACGGCGTAGACATCGGCGACGTCGACCGGGCCGAGCTGCGCTCCCGGATCGCGTTGGTGAGCCAGGACACCTGGCTGTTCGACGGCACCATCGCCGACAACATCGGCTACTCCCGACTGGGCGCCGGGCGAGACGAGATCGAGGCCGCCGCACGGTCGGCGTTCGTCGATCACTTTGCCGCGACGTTGCCCAAGGGCTATGACACCGCGGTCGGCGAAAGCACGCTCAGCACCGGACAGCGCCAGCTGATCAGCCTCGCCCGCGCGTTCCTGGCCCACCCCGACGTCCTGGTTCTCGACGAGGCCACCAGTTCGGTGGACACCCGCACCGAACTGGCCGTCCAGCGGGCGCTGACCGAACTGCGCAGGAACCGAACCTGTTTCATCATCGCGCACCGGCTCTCCACCGTTCGCGACGCCGACGCGATCGTCGTCGTCGAGGGTGGACGGGTGGTCGAATCCGGTCCGCCTGCGGCGCTGCTGGCCCGCGGCGGCGCCTACCGCGACATGGTGCGCCGGGCTACTGCGCCGGTTCGACCCGACGAGCCCGATACACCTTCGTATCGCCGCTGA
- a CDS encoding adenylate/guanylate cyclase domain-containing protein, translating into MADDHTIEESGLLDGLTGPARAERAELVDWLLTKGVSVEQIRSAVAPTLLVSRRIFGDDGELVSVRDVAERADLDLALTERLLRAIGLPHTDSPDERVYLRADGEAAVQIAEFVRLGVSPGELVRTVRTLAEGMAPVAELMRNAALNLVIRPGATELDVAQRSETLLESSLPLVGPMVTGLLMVKLRDVLRTRAVSAEERAQGVPPGAEDIAVGFADLVDFTRLGEMMPPEQIEQMALRLFDIARDVVDPPVRLVKTIGDAVMVVSPDPLLLLKAMLDLSDAARAEEGLPRLRTGLAWGPAVGRSGDWFGSPVNLASRVTSAARPDTVLVTEAFREQVGDRDDLTWSFAGARRLKGISGDTKVYRARRVEPAQ; encoded by the coding sequence GTGGCCGACGATCACACGATTGAGGAATCCGGTCTGCTCGACGGGCTTACCGGCCCGGCTCGTGCCGAGCGGGCCGAACTGGTCGATTGGCTGCTGACCAAGGGGGTCTCCGTCGAACAGATCCGTTCGGCGGTGGCCCCGACGCTGTTGGTGTCCCGACGGATCTTCGGTGACGACGGTGAACTCGTCAGCGTCCGCGATGTCGCCGAGCGGGCCGACCTCGATCTGGCGTTGACCGAACGACTGCTGCGAGCGATCGGGCTGCCGCACACCGACAGTCCCGACGAGCGGGTCTACCTGCGCGCCGACGGCGAGGCGGCCGTGCAGATCGCGGAGTTCGTCAGGCTCGGCGTGAGCCCCGGTGAACTCGTCCGCACGGTACGCACTCTGGCCGAGGGGATGGCGCCGGTCGCCGAGTTGATGCGCAACGCCGCGCTGAACCTGGTGATCCGCCCCGGTGCAACGGAATTGGACGTCGCGCAGCGGTCGGAGACGCTGCTGGAGTCCTCGCTGCCGCTGGTCGGGCCGATGGTGACCGGCCTGCTCATGGTGAAACTGCGCGACGTGCTGCGGACCCGGGCGGTCAGCGCGGAGGAACGCGCCCAGGGCGTCCCCCCGGGCGCCGAGGACATCGCCGTGGGATTCGCCGACCTGGTCGACTTCACCCGGCTGGGGGAGATGATGCCGCCGGAGCAGATCGAGCAGATGGCGCTGCGGCTGTTCGACATCGCCCGCGACGTCGTCGATCCGCCGGTGCGGCTGGTCAAGACCATCGGCGATGCGGTGATGGTTGTGTCCCCGGATCCACTGTTGTTGTTGAAGGCCATGCTCGACCTCTCCGATGCGGCCCGTGCGGAGGAGGGGTTGCCGCGGCTTCGCACCGGACTGGCGTGGGGGCCGGCGGTCGGCCGATCCGGGGACTGGTTCGGCAGTCCGGTGAACCTGGCCAGCCGGGTCACCAGCGCCGCCCGGCCGGATACGGTGCTGGTCACCGAGGCATTCCGGGAGCAGGTGGGCGATCGCGACGACCTCACCTGGTCGTTCGCCGGCGCCCGTCGGCTCAAAGGGATCAGCGGCGATACGAAGGTGTATCGGGCTCGTCGGGTCGAACCGGCGCAGTAG
- a CDS encoding amidase — translation MDSIDVAFAGAAEQARLLAAGEITAPELIELYLERIARLDPELRSYRTVMADHAREAAIAAQERLDAGESAPLLGVPIAIKDDTDVAGELTCFGSNAHGPAATADAEVVTRLREAGAIILGKTAVPEMMVWPFTESVSFGATHNPWDVSCTPGGSSGGSAAAVAAGLAPFALGTDGGGSIRIPATWCGLYGIKPQRGRIPTAPMTDGWCGLAHLGPLTRTVEDAALFLDVTSDPAMPGPDGGFLHAVAQPPKRLRIALSTQVPPLVTAHRNHEQRAAVAQAGDLLRELGHDVTEREIDYPTFAVYGHFLPRMYRGVYDAVQELPHPERLDSRTRGVARIGQLISDRLIAKVRAAESEIAARINTIFDDVDVVITPGCAAGPSKVGAYRRLGGVTTMSLVAARVPYQAVFNATGQPAAVLPWGLDRAGLPLSIQLVGRPFDEATLLALSAEIEADRPWAQRRPSIS, via the coding sequence ATGGATTCCATCGATGTGGCGTTTGCCGGTGCCGCAGAACAGGCCCGGCTGCTGGCGGCCGGTGAGATCACCGCTCCGGAGCTGATCGAGCTGTACCTGGAGCGCATCGCCCGGCTCGATCCGGAACTACGGTCCTACCGGACGGTGATGGCGGATCACGCCAGGGAAGCCGCCATCGCGGCACAGGAACGCCTCGATGCGGGGGAAAGCGCGCCCCTGCTCGGCGTGCCGATCGCCATCAAGGACGACACGGATGTGGCCGGGGAACTGACCTGCTTCGGCAGCAACGCGCACGGCCCGGCGGCGACCGCCGACGCCGAGGTGGTGACCCGACTGCGCGAGGCCGGCGCGATCATCCTGGGCAAGACGGCGGTGCCGGAGATGATGGTGTGGCCGTTCACCGAATCGGTCTCCTTCGGCGCCACCCACAACCCGTGGGACGTATCGTGCACCCCCGGTGGCAGCAGCGGCGGCAGCGCGGCGGCCGTCGCCGCGGGCCTCGCGCCGTTCGCGCTGGGGACCGACGGGGGCGGGTCGATCCGCATCCCGGCGACCTGGTGCGGGCTGTACGGCATCAAACCTCAGCGCGGCCGCATACCGACCGCGCCGATGACCGACGGCTGGTGCGGCCTGGCGCACCTGGGACCTCTGACCCGGACCGTCGAGGACGCGGCGCTGTTCCTGGACGTGACATCCGACCCCGCCATGCCCGGTCCCGATGGCGGGTTCCTGCACGCCGTGGCGCAACCACCCAAGCGGCTGCGGATCGCACTGAGCACCCAGGTTCCGCCGTTGGTCACCGCGCACCGCAACCATGAGCAGCGCGCGGCCGTCGCCCAGGCCGGCGATTTGCTACGCGAACTCGGCCACGATGTGACCGAGCGGGAAATCGACTACCCGACGTTCGCCGTGTACGGCCACTTCCTGCCCCGGATGTACCGCGGCGTGTACGACGCCGTCCAGGAACTGCCGCACCCCGAACGCCTCGACTCGCGCACCCGCGGCGTGGCCCGGATCGGCCAGCTGATCTCCGACCGGCTGATCGCCAAAGTCCGCGCCGCCGAATCGGAGATCGCCGCCCGGATCAACACGATCTTCGACGACGTCGATGTGGTCATCACCCCGGGGTGCGCGGCCGGGCCCTCGAAGGTCGGCGCCTACCGTCGGCTCGGCGGCGTCACGACGATGTCACTGGTCGCCGCGCGGGTGCCGTACCAGGCCGTCTTCAACGCCACCGGTCAGCCGGCCGCGGTGCTGCCGTGGGGCCTGGACCGCGCCGGGTTGCCGCTGTCGATCCAGTTGGTGGGGCGCCCGTTCGACGAGGCCACCCTGTTGGCCTTGAGTGCCGAGATCGAGGCCGACCGGCCCTGGGCGCAGCGGCGACCGTCGATCAGCTGA
- a CDS encoding HIT family protein → MSCVFCAIVAGEAPAVRIYEDDDYLAFLDIRPMVRGHTLIIPKDHHIDLTDTPAPVLGGMIALGQRVAQAARVSGLHADGSNVVINDGKAAFQSVFHIHLHVAPRRFGDKLRFAKGMLLRRDPDREESGRLLREAMAGL, encoded by the coding sequence ATGTCTTGTGTGTTCTGCGCCATCGTCGCCGGCGAAGCCCCGGCGGTCCGGATCTACGAGGACGACGACTACCTGGCGTTCCTGGATATCCGCCCGATGGTCCGCGGCCACACGCTGATCATTCCCAAGGATCACCACATCGATCTGACCGACACCCCGGCGCCGGTGCTGGGCGGGATGATCGCGCTCGGCCAGCGGGTGGCGCAGGCCGCCCGGGTCTCCGGTCTGCACGCCGACGGTAGCAACGTCGTCATCAACGACGGAAAGGCGGCGTTCCAGTCGGTGTTCCACATCCACCTGCACGTCGCTCCGCGTCGCTTCGGTGACAAACTGCGGTTCGCCAAGGGGATGCTGCTGCGCCGGGATCCGGACCGCGAGGAGTCGGGGCGGCTGCTGCGCGAGGCGATGGCGGGGCTTTAG
- a CDS encoding LLM class flavin-dependent oxidoreductase, with protein MQLSVLDLVPVRSDQRTADALAATVALAQTADDLGYTRYWLAEHHNMPPVAATSPPVVIAYLAAQTRRIRLGSGGVMLPNHAPLAVAEQFALLEAAAPGRIDLGIGRAPGSDPVTSAAMRGWTVDVEAERRRIDEFPNYLDEVAALMSPHGAHVALRSRDDYVLKATPVADGQPRMWLLGSSMYSAHLAAAKGLPYVFAHHFSGHGTAEALAVYRDEFVPSETTPEPVTFLTVNASVAPTREEAERLLLPNLIMMSWLRTGKPIRPIYLVEDAEALALSAVERATVEAARAAAIVGAPGEAADAVRKLADRFGVDEVMINPVGSALRGTDPATAPARIQTLELLAKELL; from the coding sequence ATGCAGCTTTCCGTTCTCGACCTGGTCCCGGTGCGCTCCGATCAGCGCACCGCGGACGCGCTGGCGGCCACCGTGGCGCTCGCGCAGACCGCCGACGACCTGGGCTACACCCGGTACTGGCTGGCCGAACACCACAACATGCCGCCGGTGGCCGCCACCAGCCCACCGGTGGTGATCGCCTATCTGGCCGCCCAGACCCGCCGCATCCGACTCGGGTCGGGCGGGGTCATGCTGCCCAACCACGCCCCGCTGGCCGTCGCCGAACAGTTCGCGCTGCTGGAGGCCGCCGCACCCGGGCGCATCGACCTCGGCATCGGGCGGGCGCCCGGCTCCGATCCGGTGACCTCGGCGGCAATGCGCGGCTGGACCGTCGACGTGGAGGCCGAACGCCGCCGCATCGACGAGTTCCCGAACTATCTCGACGAGGTGGCCGCGCTGATGAGTCCGCACGGTGCCCACGTCGCGCTGCGCTCCCGGGACGACTACGTTCTCAAGGCGACCCCGGTCGCCGACGGGCAACCGCGGATGTGGCTGCTGGGGTCGTCGATGTACTCCGCGCACCTGGCGGCCGCCAAGGGCCTGCCGTACGTGTTCGCCCACCACTTCTCCGGGCACGGTACCGCGGAGGCACTGGCGGTGTACCGCGACGAGTTCGTGCCCTCGGAGACCACACCCGAACCGGTGACCTTCCTGACCGTCAACGCTTCGGTGGCGCCCACCCGGGAGGAGGCCGAGCGCCTGCTGCTGCCGAACCTGATCATGATGTCGTGGCTGCGGACCGGCAAACCGATCCGGCCGATCTACCTCGTCGAGGACGCCGAGGCGCTGGCGCTCTCCGCCGTCGAACGAGCGACGGTCGAGGCCGCCCGCGCCGCCGCGATCGTCGGCGCCCCCGGCGAGGCGGCCGACGCAGTGCGGAAACTGGCCGACCGGTTCGGCGTCGACGAGGTGATGATCAACCCCGTCGGCTCCGCGCTGCGCGGTACCGATCCGGCGACGGCGCCCGCGCGGATCCAGACGCTGGAACTGCTGGCCAAGGAACTGCTCTAA